One genomic window of Coraliomargarita sinensis includes the following:
- a CDS encoding SH3 domain-containing protein, which produces MKIRILLFFFLSGAAALAEDAFQQGIDAYHDSEYAEASRAFTEAVADKETAAAQHNLALALYREGKVSESVWHLERATLLAPENVEYQFKLGALRQQLGLPNARPEWHELASRILSQQGWIILLSTCFWLTLAAIWLPTAGGCRISLQIKAARTLGLIGLIVAAGALYQSRQLPTQGIVLGPSQVTLHAAPASAAPQVGLARPGERGQKVDQHGDYVEIKTEGGAQGWVRKQNYRRVLASISRD; this is translated from the coding sequence ATGAAGATTCGAATCCTGCTATTCTTTTTCCTCAGCGGTGCCGCGGCATTAGCTGAAGACGCCTTCCAGCAAGGCATCGATGCCTATCACGATTCCGAATACGCGGAGGCCAGCCGTGCCTTCACGGAAGCCGTGGCCGACAAGGAAACCGCAGCCGCACAACACAATCTGGCACTTGCCCTCTACCGGGAAGGTAAGGTCAGCGAATCGGTCTGGCATCTGGAGCGGGCCACCCTGCTCGCACCCGAGAACGTGGAATACCAGTTCAAACTCGGTGCCCTGCGACAACAGCTTGGGCTGCCCAATGCCAGGCCCGAATGGCACGAGCTCGCCAGCAGAATACTCAGCCAGCAGGGCTGGATCATCCTTCTCAGTACCTGTTTCTGGCTCACCCTGGCCGCTATCTGGTTGCCCACGGCCGGCGGTTGCCGCATCAGCCTGCAGATTAAGGCAGCCCGCACCCTCGGCCTCATCGGACTGATCGTTGCCGCCGGTGCTCTGTATCAAAGCCGGCAGCTGCCCACCCAGGGTATCGTGCTCGGACCGTCCCAAGTTACCCTGCACGCCGCACCGGCCAGCGCGGCCCCGCAGGTCGGACTCGCCCGCCCCGGTGAACGCGGACAAAAAGTCGACCAACACGGCGACTACGTCGAAATCAAAACCGAAGGCGGCGCTCAAGGATGGGTCCGTAAACAAAACTACCGACGGGTCCTGGCTTCTATTTCCCGCGATTGA